The DNA segment ACTTCCAGCACAGATGAGTCGTAGTGGGTTCGAAGGGCAAATATTAAGGCGCCTTTCGCCTTGTTATTTATAAGAGTTGGGTAACATTTGACTGGACCAAAGGCCCGCGACTCATCTTCGAAGCCTTTAATTTCCACAGCTGGGTAGCCTTCTAACTCCTGTCTGGTTTTCATGTCATAGTCGGAGGTTAATTTAACGTTTAAAGTACCGGGATAAGGGGCAAATCCAAGTTTTTCAATGAACTGCTTCTTGTAGCCGTCCTGCCTGATGTAGTAGGCACCTTCGCCTAGACCGCTAAACACCACCCCTTCCAGTGTTACCGAAAGAGGATGAGCAGCTTCTACAATGACTTTCAACTTCGAGTGCAAATTATTCAACTGTGCCTTCCCCAAATCGGTCAGCCTAATTAGGCAACCTTCAGGCGTGATTGACCGGTTTATCCAGCCTAGGTTATCGAGTTCTATTAGGTGGCGAGAGGCTGTCTGTTGGGAAACCCCGACCTTTTCCGCCATATGTTGGGTAGAGACCTTCACAGTTCTGTGGTAAGCTCCTATCTCAGCAAGTTTGTACAGCATAAATTGCTGTCTCCACGATTGTGGGTTGGAGTAGGAAATACTCATTTTTGTACGCCTTACTCGAAAAAGAGAGGCTACTCGCCTATAAAAATAACGTAAATTCAGAAGCTCGCCACTAGATACTATGGGTGACGTCTGCGACCTAAGAATAAACCTCCCTA comes from the Candidatus Bathyarchaeota archaeon genome and includes:
- a CDS encoding DUF120 domain-containing protein produces the protein MLYKLAEIGAYHRTVKVSTQHMAEKVGVSQQTASRHLIELDNLGWINRSITPEGCLIRLTDLGKAQLNNLHSKLKVIVEAAHPLSVTLEGVVFSGLGEGAYYIRQDGYKKQFIEKLGFAPYPGTLNVKLTSDYDMKTRQELEGYPAVEIKGFEDESRAFGPVKCYPTLINNKAKGALIFALRTHYDSSVLEVIAPQYLRNQLKIKDGQKMKFEVFTMP